In the Quercus lobata isolate SW786 chromosome 5, ValleyOak3.0 Primary Assembly, whole genome shotgun sequence genome, one interval contains:
- the LOC115990399 gene encoding uncharacterized protein LOC115990399 codes for MSIKQREDEALRSYISRFNKEALSIDEADDKIFMVAFTNGLRKGKFLFSLYKNNPKTMSKVLYRATKYMTAEDTLLAREEKPKKRERQEDTWHDQGRKNARTGDRRDERHSRPPRGRFTTFTPLTTLIDQVLMQIKDEEALTYPRKLKGDPNKRSRDKYCRFHRDHGHDTVDCYDLKQHIEAFIKQGKL; via the coding sequence ATGagcatcaagcagcgagaggatgAGGCGCTGAGATCCTACATATCCCGCTTCAATAAGGAagcactctcgatcgacgaagccgacgacaagatatttATGGTGGCCTTCACGAATGGGTTACGGAAGggaaagtttttgttctccctatacaagaACAACCCCAAGACCATGTCAAAAgtactttacagggccaccaagtaCATGACTGCTGAGGACACGCTGCTAGCTCGAGAGGAAAAGCCCAAGAAAAGGGAGAGACAAGAAGACACATGGCATGACCAAGGGCGAAAGAATGCAAGAACAGGAGACCGAAGGGATGAAAGGCACTCTAGGCCCCCGAGAGGAAGGTTCACCACCTTCACCCCGTTAACTACCCTaatagaccaagtcctaatgcaaatAAAGGACGAGGAGGCCCTGACCTACCCCAGAAAGCTGAAAGGAGATCCTAACAAACGATCAAgggacaaatattgccgcttccaccgTGACCACGGTCATGACACGGTCGATTGTTACGACCTAAAGCAGCATATTGAGGCCTTTATCAAGCAAGGGAAATTGTAG
- the LOC115990397 gene encoding uncharacterized protein LOC115990397: MCKVFPSSLGSTALRWFNGFRKGSIHSFAELIQEFGTRVVTCSQVPQPVDALLSIKMRVGETLRSYASQYWELYNEISGGNEKIVTSTFRMGLLEDSELWESLTKRPLEDMRKLMRRIEEYKRLEDDQLQNKGKAPLLNSSRQSVFPMRPRKDFRMQEPEA, encoded by the coding sequence ATGTGTAAGGTGTTTCCCTCAAGTCTTGGTTCCACAGCTTTGAGATGGTTTAATGGATTCCGAAAAGGTTCCATTCACAGTTTTGCTGAGTTGATCCAAGAGTTTGGCACTCGAGTCGTAACGTGCAGCCAGGTGCCACAACCAGTGGATGCACTGCTATCCATAAAGATGAGGGTCGgtgaaacccttcggagttatgccagtCAGTATTGGGAGCTATACAATGAAATCAGTGGGGGTAATGAGAAGATTGTAACAAGCACTTTCAGGATGGGGCTGCTCGAGGACTCTGAACTATGGGAGTCATTGACGAAAAGACCTCTCGAGGATATGAGGAAACTTATGAGGCGTATTGAGGAGTATAAACGTCTCGAGGATGATCAGCTGCAGAATAAGGGTAAGGCCCCATTATTGAATAGCTCCCGACAGAGCGTTTTTCCCATGAGACCGAGGAAGGATTTCAGGATGCAGGAACCAGAAGCATAA